The Streptomyces europaeiscabiei genome window below encodes:
- a CDS encoding ABC transporter permease: MSVMKTSLRNFFAHKGRMALSAIAVMLSVAFVTGTLVFTDTMGTTFDKLFAATSSDVTVSAKGASDSGETQSDNGRPPVMPASVVDKVGGADGVKSAEGTVFSTSVTVVDADKDSLSPTSGAPTIVGNWNANDARTMKISSGNAPRGPDQIVVDADTADKHDLKLGDVIGVINAVGTHEAKVSGIADFQVTNPGAAIFYLDTATAQKTLVGETGVYTNVNITAAAGFTDAQVKKNVSAELGGAYKVQTAKEIADANAKDVGEFMGVMKYAMLGFAGIAFLVGIFLIINTFSMLVAQRTREIGLMRAIGSSRGQVNRSVLVEALFLGVFGSVLGVVGGVGLAIGLMKLMSATGMNLSTDDLTIAWTTPAVGLLLGIVVTVLAAYVPARRAGKVSPMAALRDAGAPLDAKAGVVRAVIGLLLTGAGGYCLYLASAAAKASEGSMWLGGGVVLSLIGFVVIGPLLAGAVVRVLGAVVLRAFGPVGRMAERNALRNPRRTGATGAALMIGLALVACLSVVGSSLVASATDQLDKTVGTDFIIQSDTGQLITPQAVEAAKSAEGVKNVTEYKYTQADFTTPDGKTLKETAITAADPSYATDLATEVVAGKLPDAYQPDSMSVHEKFAKDHDIKLGSKIAVDFKDGSTADLTVRAITSSDVVIDAGAMYTSIDTMAKYVPADKMPLDQMLFASAKEGQDTAAYKSLKDALHDYPQYEVRDQTDYKEALKGQIDQLLNMIYGLLALAIIVAILGVVNTLALSVVERTREIGLMRAIGLSRRQLRRMIRLESVVIALFGALLGLGLGMGWGATAQQLLALEGLKVLDIPWPTIIGVFISSAFVGLFAALVPAFRAGRMNVLNAIATE; the protein is encoded by the coding sequence ATGAGTGTCATGAAGACCTCCCTGCGCAACTTCTTCGCGCACAAGGGACGGATGGCGCTCTCGGCCATCGCGGTCATGCTGTCGGTGGCGTTCGTGACGGGGACCCTGGTCTTCACCGACACGATGGGCACGACGTTCGACAAGCTGTTCGCGGCCACCTCCTCCGACGTCACGGTCAGCGCCAAGGGCGCCTCGGACAGCGGTGAGACACAGTCCGACAACGGCAGGCCGCCGGTCATGCCCGCGTCGGTCGTCGACAAGGTGGGCGGCGCGGACGGCGTGAAGTCGGCCGAGGGGACCGTCTTCTCGACGTCGGTCACGGTCGTCGACGCCGACAAGGACAGCCTCTCGCCCACCAGCGGCGCCCCGACCATCGTCGGCAACTGGAACGCCAACGACGCCCGCACCATGAAGATCTCGTCCGGCAACGCGCCGCGCGGACCCGACCAGATCGTGGTCGACGCGGACACCGCCGACAAGCACGACCTGAAGCTCGGCGACGTGATCGGCGTGATCAACGCCGTCGGCACGCACGAGGCGAAGGTCTCCGGCATCGCCGACTTCCAGGTGACCAACCCGGGCGCCGCGATCTTCTACCTCGACACCGCCACCGCCCAGAAGACCCTGGTCGGCGAGACCGGCGTGTACACCAACGTCAACATCACCGCCGCCGCCGGGTTCACGGACGCGCAGGTGAAGAAGAACGTCTCCGCCGAACTGGGCGGCGCCTACAAGGTGCAGACCGCCAAGGAGATCGCGGACGCCAACGCCAAGGACGTCGGCGAGTTCATGGGCGTGATGAAGTACGCGATGCTCGGCTTCGCCGGGATCGCCTTCCTCGTCGGCATCTTCCTGATCATCAACACCTTCTCGATGCTGGTCGCCCAGCGGACCCGCGAGATCGGCCTGATGCGGGCCATCGGCTCCAGCCGCGGCCAGGTCAACCGGTCGGTCCTCGTCGAGGCGCTGTTCCTGGGCGTGTTCGGCTCGGTCCTCGGTGTCGTCGGCGGTGTCGGCCTCGCCATCGGCCTGATGAAGCTGATGAGCGCCACCGGCATGAACCTGTCCACCGACGACCTCACCATCGCCTGGACCACCCCGGCGGTCGGTCTGCTCCTCGGCATCGTCGTCACCGTCCTCGCCGCGTACGTGCCTGCCCGGCGCGCCGGCAAGGTCTCCCCGATGGCCGCCCTGCGCGACGCCGGCGCTCCGCTGGACGCCAAGGCCGGAGTGGTGCGGGCCGTGATCGGCCTGCTCCTGACCGGCGCCGGCGGCTACTGCCTGTACCTGGCCTCCGCCGCCGCCAAGGCGAGCGAGGGCTCGATGTGGCTGGGCGGCGGGGTCGTCCTGTCCCTCATCGGCTTCGTCGTCATCGGCCCGCTGCTCGCCGGCGCCGTGGTGCGGGTGCTGGGCGCGGTCGTCCTGCGGGCCTTCGGCCCCGTGGGCCGGATGGCGGAGCGCAACGCGCTGCGCAACCCCCGTCGTACGGGGGCCACGGGCGCCGCCCTGATGATCGGCCTCGCCCTGGTCGCCTGCCTGTCGGTCGTCGGCTCCTCCCTGGTCGCCTCGGCCACGGATCAGCTCGACAAGACGGTCGGCACGGACTTCATCATCCAGTCCGACACCGGCCAGTTGATCACCCCGCAGGCCGTCGAGGCCGCGAAGTCCGCCGAGGGTGTCAAGAACGTCACCGAGTACAAGTACACCCAGGCCGACTTCACCACCCCGGACGGCAAGACGCTCAAGGAGACGGCGATCACCGCCGCCGACCCGAGCTACGCCACCGACCTCGCCACCGAGGTCGTCGCGGGGAAGCTGCCGGACGCCTACCAGCCCGACTCGATGTCCGTCCACGAGAAGTTCGCCAAGGACCACGACATCAAGCTCGGTTCCAAGATCGCCGTCGACTTCAAGGACGGCTCCACGGCCGACCTGACCGTCCGTGCCATCACCAGCAGCGACGTCGTCATCGACGCCGGGGCCATGTACACCTCCATCGACACGATGGCCAAGTACGTCCCCGCCGACAAGATGCCCCTCGACCAGATGCTCTTCGCCTCGGCGAAGGAGGGCCAGGACACGGCCGCGTACAAGTCCCTCAAGGACGCGCTGCACGACTACCCGCAGTACGAGGTCCGCGACCAGACCGACTACAAGGAAGCGCTCAAGGGCCAGATCGACCAGCTCCTGAACATGATCTACGGCCTGCTCGCCCTCGCGATCATCGTCGCGATCCTGGGAGTCGTGAACACGCTGGCGCTGTCGGTGGTCGAGCGGACGCGCGAGATCGGTCTGATGCGTGCCATCGGCCTCTCCCGCCGCCAGCTGCGCCGCATGATCCGCCTGGAGTCGGTCGTCATCGCCCTCTTCGGCGCGCTCCTCGGCCTGGGTCTGGGCATGGGCTGGGGCGCCACCGCGCAGCAGCTCCTCGCCCTGGAGGGCCTGAAGGTCCTCGACATCCCGTGGCCGACGATCATCGGGGTCTTTATCAGCTCGGCCTTCGTGGGCCTGTTCGCCGCGCTGGTGCCGGCGTTCCGGGCGGGCCGCATGAACGTACTCAACGCGATCGCCACCGAGTAG
- a CDS encoding ABC transporter ATP-binding protein yields the protein MTSAVTITRHGGTGGTTAVAARARQVVKAYGSGETRVVALDQVDVDIARGQFTAIMGPSGSGKSTLMHCLAGLDTVTSGQIYLDDTEITGLKDKKLTQLRRDRIGFIFQAYNLLPTLNAIENITLPMDIAGRKPNKEWLGRVVDTVGLSDRLKHRPAQLSGGQQQRVAVARALAARPEIIFGDEPTGNLDSRAGAEVLGFLRRSVDELGQTIVMVTHDPVAASYADRVLYLADGRIVDEMLKPTADAVLDRMKDFDARGRTS from the coding sequence GTGACATCGGCTGTGACCATCACCAGGCACGGGGGTACTGGAGGGACTACGGCCGTTGCCGCGCGGGCGCGGCAGGTCGTGAAGGCGTACGGGTCCGGTGAGACCCGTGTCGTCGCCCTCGATCAGGTGGATGTGGACATCGCGCGGGGACAGTTCACCGCGATCATGGGCCCCTCGGGGTCCGGCAAGTCCACCCTCATGCACTGCCTCGCCGGGCTCGACACCGTGACGTCGGGTCAGATCTACCTCGACGACACCGAGATCACCGGGCTCAAGGACAAGAAGCTCACGCAGCTGCGCCGGGACCGGATCGGGTTCATCTTCCAGGCGTACAACCTGCTGCCCACGCTGAACGCGATAGAGAACATCACCCTGCCCATGGACATCGCCGGGCGGAAGCCGAACAAGGAGTGGCTGGGGCGGGTCGTCGACACCGTCGGCCTGAGCGACCGGCTCAAGCACCGGCCCGCCCAGCTCTCCGGCGGCCAGCAGCAGCGCGTCGCCGTGGCCCGTGCGCTGGCCGCCCGGCCGGAGATCATCTTCGGTGACGAGCCGACCGGCAACCTGGACTCACGGGCCGGCGCCGAGGTGCTGGGCTTCCTGCGCAGGTCGGTCGACGAGCTGGGTCAGACCATCGTGATGGTCACCCACGACCCGGTGGCCGCCTCGTACGCGGACCGGGTGCTGTACCTGGCCGACGGCCGCATCGTCGACGAGATGCTCAAGCCGACCGCCGACGCCGTGCTGGACCGGATGAAGGACTTCGACGCGCGGGGGCGTACGTCATGA
- a CDS encoding MFS transporter — MGEIRPAIRDSAQHTGSGRRGAVTAALMLAMGLAALDSTIVSTAVPQIVADLGGFSVFSWLFSGYLLAVTVTLPVYGKLSDTFGRKPVLVVGAVLFLLGSLLCALAWNMGSLIAFRIVQGLGGGALQGTVQTLAADLYPLKERPKIQSKLSTVWAVSAVAGPGVGGVLATYADWRWIFLINLPLGAAALWLLVRHLHEPRRTVADRPRVDWAGALTVFAGGGALLLALVQGGVAWDWLSLPSITLLGTGVALIALLVLIERRAAEPIIPGWVWRRRTIAAVNLALGALGLLMIAPTVFLATYAQSVLGLAPVAAGFVVSIWTLSWPVSAALSQHVYRRIGFRNTAMIGIAAAAALLFAFPLLPYPGEAWQPMLLMLLLGAALGLFQLPLIIGVQSSVDWSERGTATASILFCRQTGQTLGAAAFGAVANGVLASRLGGAGDLDAVTHSLDAGAATEPVRRAVADAVHAVYLGAGCAATVAFLVLLVVAPRRFPVLVDPRAPDPRSKI; from the coding sequence GTGGGCGAGATACGACCGGCGATACGCGACTCGGCACAGCACACCGGATCCGGCAGACGAGGAGCCGTCACCGCCGCCCTGATGCTGGCCATGGGCCTGGCCGCGCTGGACTCCACGATCGTCTCGACCGCCGTACCGCAGATCGTCGCCGATCTCGGCGGCTTCTCCGTCTTCTCCTGGCTCTTCTCCGGCTATCTGCTCGCCGTCACCGTCACCCTGCCCGTCTACGGCAAGCTCTCCGACACCTTCGGCCGCAAGCCGGTCCTCGTCGTGGGCGCGGTCCTGTTCCTGCTGGGCTCCCTGCTCTGCGCGCTGGCCTGGAACATGGGCTCGCTGATCGCCTTCCGTATCGTCCAGGGCCTGGGCGGCGGCGCGCTCCAAGGCACGGTTCAGACCCTCGCCGCCGACCTCTACCCCCTGAAGGAGCGCCCCAAGATCCAGTCCAAGCTGTCCACGGTGTGGGCGGTGTCGGCGGTGGCCGGTCCCGGGGTGGGCGGTGTCCTGGCCACGTACGCGGACTGGCGCTGGATCTTCCTCATCAACCTGCCGCTCGGCGCGGCGGCGTTGTGGCTGCTCGTCCGTCATCTGCACGAGCCCCGGCGAACGGTGGCGGACAGACCGCGTGTCGACTGGGCGGGGGCCCTGACCGTCTTCGCCGGTGGCGGAGCCCTGCTGCTGGCGCTGGTGCAGGGCGGGGTGGCCTGGGACTGGCTCTCCCTGCCCTCGATCACCCTGCTGGGCACGGGCGTCGCCCTGATCGCCCTGCTGGTGCTGATCGAACGCCGGGCGGCCGAACCGATCATCCCCGGCTGGGTGTGGCGCCGCCGCACGATCGCGGCGGTGAACCTGGCGCTCGGCGCGCTGGGCCTGCTGATGATCGCGCCGACGGTCTTCCTCGCGACCTACGCCCAGTCGGTGCTGGGCCTGGCGCCGGTGGCCGCCGGGTTCGTGGTCTCCATCTGGACGCTGAGCTGGCCGGTGTCGGCGGCCCTCAGCCAGCACGTCTACCGCCGCATCGGCTTCCGGAACACGGCGATGATCGGCATCGCGGCGGCGGCGGCCCTCCTCTTCGCCTTCCCGCTCCTCCCCTACCCGGGCGAGGCCTGGCAGCCGATGCTGCTGATGCTCCTTCTGGGCGCCGCGCTGGGCCTCTTCCAGCTCCCCCTGATCATCGGCGTCCAGTCCAGCGTCGACTGGTCCGAACGCGGCACCGCCACGGCCTCGATCCTCTTCTGCCGCCAGACCGGCCAGACCCTGGGCGCGGCGGCGTTCGGCGCGGTCGCGAACGGCGTGCTGGCCTCCCGGCTCGGCGGCGCGGGAGACCTCGACGCCGTCACCCACTCCCTCGACGCCGGCGCGGCCACGGAACCGGTCCGCCGCGCGGTCGCGGACGCGGTCCACGCCGTCTACCTGGGCGCGGGGTGCGCGGCGACGGTGGCGTTCCTGGTTCTGCTGGTGGTGGCACCGCGGAGGTTTCCGGTGCTCGTCGACCCCAGGGCTCCTGACCCTCGTTCAAAAATCTGA
- a CDS encoding DUF485 domain-containing protein gives MTDAFSSPPHQPPHSPHSSSPPYPPHRSYPSHPPHTSSPSYQTYPWAPQEPVAVPAPRSARTSPLGHHSDLRVLRSAYRWQRRVATLAALGYFVLFLVLSAFAPSFMTSEVSGGLSTGLLLGLLQVPVTCLAIWLYEHTARHRVDPLADRIRELAAVDAKRDARQDSGRGTVR, from the coding sequence ATGACCGACGCTTTCTCGTCACCCCCGCACCAACCCCCGCACTCACCACACAGTTCATCTCCCCCGTACCCGCCGCACCGCTCGTACCCCTCCCACCCGCCGCACACCTCGTCCCCCTCGTACCAGACCTACCCCTGGGCACCGCAGGAACCGGTCGCGGTCCCGGCCCCCCGGTCCGCCCGCACCTCCCCCCTCGGCCACCACAGCGACCTGCGGGTGCTGCGGAGCGCCTACCGCTGGCAGCGGCGGGTGGCGACGCTGGCCGCGCTGGGCTACTTCGTGCTCTTCCTCGTCCTGTCGGCGTTCGCCCCGTCGTTCATGACGAGCGAGGTCAGCGGCGGACTGTCCACGGGGCTGCTCCTCGGTCTGCTCCAGGTGCCGGTGACGTGTCTGGCCATCTGGCTGTACGAGCACACCGCACGCCACCGGGTCGACCCGCTGGCCGACCGCATCCGCGAGCTGGCGGCGGTGGACGCGAAACGGGACGCACGGCAGGACAGCGGGCGGGGGACCGTCCGATGA
- a CDS encoding sodium/solute symporter: MTPVAPSATAAGGLAEFSGSAQAMSLVGFTAVATITLLLCVMTGPDRDDLDEFYTGYSSLSPMRNGLAIAGDYISAATVLGTGGVIALFGYDGVVLALSTALSLMLLMFLLAEPLRNAGRFTMGDALARRMPGRSVRVVACVVTIAALMPMMLVQLAGTGDLLAFVLGFSGDSLKTGVVVVVGALMIGYAAIGGMKGTALIQIIKIVLLLGSGALIAVLILNKFDWNPGLLLGTAADQSGIGTAYLHSGLQFAGGPHPELDMISAQLTVVLGGACLPHVTMRMYTANNARQVRRSLSWAVPSVALFVLIITVIGFGATALIGREVIAAADPQGNTAYLLGSMAAFGTEVSTAETLLFTTVTTAVFLTLLASVAGMILACANSLAHDVFAARATKPLTPRREMTIARLSACAVGVTAIVLATMVQHRNLQPLVTLSFCLGASAIAPALVYGLFWRRYTRTGLMCTLIGGSLSVLVLMTGTNLVSGSPYSAFPRADFNWFPFTTTGLVSIPLGFLAGWLGTRLSGDTEAEEQRKQYEAVEGWILAGATRRGIQR; this comes from the coding sequence ATGACACCCGTCGCTCCCTCGGCCACGGCCGCGGGCGGCCTCGCCGAGTTCAGCGGGTCGGCCCAGGCGATGTCGCTCGTCGGTTTCACGGCGGTCGCAACGATCACACTGCTGCTGTGCGTGATGACGGGCCCGGACCGGGACGACCTCGACGAGTTCTACACCGGCTACAGCTCGCTCTCCCCCATGCGCAACGGCCTCGCCATCGCGGGCGACTACATCTCGGCGGCGACGGTGCTGGGCACCGGCGGAGTGATCGCCCTCTTCGGCTACGACGGCGTGGTCCTCGCCCTCAGCACGGCCCTGTCCCTGATGCTGCTGATGTTCCTGCTGGCCGAACCACTGCGCAACGCGGGCCGGTTCACGATGGGCGACGCGCTGGCCCGGCGGATGCCCGGCAGGTCCGTGCGCGTCGTCGCCTGCGTCGTCACGATCGCCGCGCTGATGCCGATGATGCTGGTCCAACTGGCGGGCACCGGCGACCTGCTGGCGTTCGTCCTCGGCTTCTCCGGCGACAGCCTGAAGACCGGCGTCGTGGTGGTCGTCGGCGCGCTGATGATCGGCTACGCGGCGATCGGCGGCATGAAGGGCACCGCCCTCATCCAGATCATCAAGATCGTGCTGCTGCTCGGCTCCGGCGCACTGATCGCCGTACTGATCCTGAACAAGTTCGACTGGAACCCCGGTCTGCTGCTCGGCACGGCGGCCGACCAGAGCGGCATCGGCACCGCGTACCTCCACTCCGGGCTGCAGTTCGCGGGCGGTCCGCACCCCGAACTCGACATGATCAGTGCCCAGTTGACGGTCGTCCTCGGCGGCGCCTGCCTTCCCCACGTCACCATGCGCATGTACACGGCGAACAACGCCCGCCAGGTCCGTCGCTCGCTGTCCTGGGCGGTCCCCTCCGTCGCCCTCTTCGTCCTGATCATCACGGTGATCGGCTTCGGAGCGACGGCCCTGATCGGCCGCGAGGTGATCGCGGCGGCGGATCCGCAGGGCAACACGGCCTATCTGCTGGGCTCGATGGCGGCGTTCGGCACGGAGGTGTCCACGGCGGAGACCCTGCTCTTCACCACGGTCACGACGGCGGTCTTCCTGACCCTCCTCGCCTCCGTGGCCGGCATGATCCTCGCCTGCGCCAACTCCCTGGCCCACGACGTCTTCGCCGCCCGCGCCACGAAACCCCTCACCCCGCGCCGCGAGATGACCATCGCCAGGCTCTCGGCCTGCGCGGTCGGCGTCACCGCGATCGTCCTGGCCACGATGGTCCAGCACCGCAACCTCCAGCCGCTGGTCACCCTCTCCTTCTGCCTCGGCGCCTCAGCCATCGCCCCCGCCCTGGTCTACGGCCTCTTCTGGCGCCGCTACACCCGTACGGGCCTCATGTGCACGCTCATCGGCGGAAGCCTCTCCGTCCTCGTCCTCATGACCGGCACCAACCTCGTCTCCGGCTCCCCCTACTCCGCCTTCCCCCGCGCCGACTTCAACTGGTTCCCGTTCACCACGACCGGCCTCGTCTCCATCCCCCTGGGCTTCCTCGCGGGCTGGCTCGGCACCCGGCTCTCCGGCGACACCGAGGCAGAGGAACAGCGCAAGCAGTACGAGGCGGTGGAGGGCTGGATCCTGGCGGGAGCGACGCGAAGGGGTATCCAGAGGTGA
- a CDS encoding cellulose-binding protein, with protein sequence MSSAPTAPHEFEFDVVRRGYRTDEVDAHTGALSRDRDAAWERAARLTVLAREMGGELDRLREAVAGLTPQTYEALGEGARQLFALGVEEAAAVREGGRHEARRMVAEAEETGLRLRGAAQEYADEVRGEADERARHLLLAAQAEADDLRIEARRAVKEGRGEALAALREVRERTEGMLVELQKEYDERVAGIEREVAEREAAFDAGQAERAARAEAELLAAERALADAEADAARMQDEAEDRAAEALAEARRREEWVARETERVLREHGERWDEVRAQMDCIRDSLSALTD encoded by the coding sequence ATGAGCAGCGCACCGACGGCACCCCATGAGTTCGAGTTCGACGTCGTACGGCGTGGCTACCGAACCGACGAGGTCGACGCCCACACGGGGGCCCTCTCGCGGGACCGGGACGCCGCATGGGAGAGGGCCGCCCGGCTGACCGTGCTGGCCCGGGAGATGGGCGGGGAACTCGACCGGCTGCGTGAGGCGGTCGCCGGGCTGACCCCGCAGACGTACGAGGCGCTCGGCGAGGGCGCCCGCCAGTTGTTCGCACTCGGTGTCGAGGAGGCCGCGGCCGTCCGCGAGGGCGGGCGCCACGAGGCCCGGCGGATGGTCGCCGAGGCGGAGGAGACGGGGCTGCGGCTGCGGGGTGCCGCGCAGGAGTACGCCGACGAGGTGCGCGGCGAGGCCGACGAGCGGGCCCGGCATCTGTTGCTGGCCGCCCAGGCCGAGGCCGACGATCTGCGGATCGAGGCCCGGCGTGCGGTGAAGGAGGGGCGGGGGGAGGCGCTGGCCGCGCTGCGGGAGGTGCGGGAACGGACCGAGGGGATGCTCGTCGAACTCCAGAAGGAGTACGACGAGCGGGTGGCCGGCATCGAGCGGGAGGTGGCCGAACGGGAGGCCGCGTTCGATGCCGGGCAGGCCGAACGGGCTGCCCGGGCCGAGGCGGAGCTGCTTGCGGCCGAGCGGGCCCTCGCGGATGCGGAGGCCGACGCGGCGCGGATGCAGGACGAGGCGGAGGATCGCGCCGCCGAGGCGCTCGCGGAGGCTCGGCGGCGGGAGGAGTGGGTGGCCCGGGAGACGGAGCGGGTGCTGCGGGAGCATGGGGAGAGGTGGGACGAGGTCCGTGCGCAGATGGACTGCATTCGGGACAGTTTGTCGGCGTTGACGGACTAG
- a CDS encoding SUKH-4 family immunity protein, with protein sequence MVTFAQAQERAEEWINGDLPAYQHREVRVREFELGFVVWAEDRTDGPRSDGGAQRLVIARDSGEATLWPSLPVGEVIRRFEEEYGRTDAAPAAAPAPPARVDLNQTSFLLTPPEWLQDAADRLGIPDHRAGAGAGAGAGAGTGAGAGASDGAGSRPAAAAGTSGSGSAGANGVSGGGGSSPETLPGPVGQSPSAGRGVPAAPADATPWPAAAAADEVRDAVPPPRETEPQDAVPGAPDGATPWAGTDTNADAGDDRSVPLPETVFARQLSEVSDEDDAPAPNALPDAKTALISGGSRLPRTAVSPAMGGPGPDSGTPGAPSQPRQQPPSGPGTPPPGGQSYGYPQGPGGPQGPGTPPPGAPSYGYPQAPGGPHGPGTPPPGASSYGYPQASGGPQGPGTPPGRPLAPHAGDIADAATSKAAPPPRRGGGQGAPPPPAPPGTPGTPGARPGATPPPQSGPGAPGTPAGGYVPTQLVSSLGPNGPESLPGAPGQPGGPGAPGAPGAPGVPNPPGGTPAGGMHHAATMLAGPAVGGPGAPLPPGPPGAPGQPGGPGAPGAPGAPGQPGFPGAPGQPGARGPVHHAETMLAGPPLGGPGAPGMPPGASHGMPGQPGPVPGPPMGAPPAYGYPQQPTGQPTVGPGYQAVLRFRAPDGSEQQVIRRSAPGTPHPEWQIFHELRGLNIPPEAVLELHTELESCELPGAYCARMIREQWPNARITSIAPYGKDHASRQQGMAQLIAHQGELHQVADGPARLAPVRAPFQPVQPAPPVPPEAIGQELAAAFGPGVFRFDQQAVSRQGVPPIVAHTLVVAGLPVDMGPFFWAQAQPGRPVPTLAELAQERGVQPAADAGSYLVMGSDFGKALCVQYGTANIVAVPVEAGPGGAPVPPQFVNTGLPEFARCLALLGRMWRLRFGLNQEQAGRWTVDFQAQLAGLDPAALASPESWWSVLLEQMWDGLL encoded by the coding sequence ATGGTGACGTTCGCTCAGGCGCAGGAGCGCGCCGAGGAGTGGATCAACGGGGATCTGCCGGCCTACCAGCACCGTGAGGTGCGGGTGCGGGAGTTCGAGCTCGGGTTCGTGGTGTGGGCCGAGGACCGGACGGACGGCCCGCGCTCCGACGGTGGCGCGCAGCGGCTGGTCATCGCCCGTGACAGCGGGGAGGCCACGCTGTGGCCGTCGCTGCCGGTGGGCGAGGTGATCCGCCGGTTCGAGGAGGAGTACGGCCGTACGGACGCGGCCCCGGCCGCCGCGCCCGCCCCTCCTGCCCGGGTGGATCTGAACCAGACGTCGTTCCTGCTGACTCCGCCGGAGTGGTTGCAGGACGCGGCGGACAGGCTGGGGATTCCGGACCACCGTGCGGGTGCGGGTGCGGGTGCGGGTGCGGGTGCCGGCACCGGGGCTGGGGCTGGGGCGTCCGACGGCGCCGGGTCCCGGCCGGCTGCCGCCGCCGGTACGTCCGGTTCCGGCTCCGCGGGCGCCAACGGGGTCTCCGGGGGCGGCGGTTCGTCGCCCGAGACGCTGCCGGGGCCGGTGGGGCAGTCGCCCTCGGCCGGCCGTGGGGTGCCCGCCGCGCCGGCCGACGCCACGCCGTGGCCGGCTGCCGCCGCCGCGGACGAGGTGCGGGACGCGGTGCCGCCGCCGCGGGAGACCGAGCCGCAGGACGCGGTGCCGGGGGCGCCCGACGGGGCGACCCCGTGGGCCGGCACGGACACCAACGCCGACGCCGGGGACGACCGTTCGGTGCCCCTGCCGGAGACGGTGTTCGCACGCCAGCTGTCCGAGGTGAGCGACGAGGACGACGCTCCGGCGCCCAACGCGCTGCCGGACGCCAAGACCGCTCTGATCTCCGGCGGCAGTCGGCTTCCCCGGACGGCCGTGTCGCCGGCCATGGGCGGCCCCGGCCCCGACTCGGGCACGCCGGGCGCCCCTTCGCAGCCGCGACAGCAACCGCCTTCGGGTCCGGGCACTCCGCCGCCGGGCGGGCAGTCGTACGGGTACCCGCAGGGACCCGGTGGCCCGCAGGGTCCGGGCACTCCGCCGCCCGGTGCGCCGTCCTACGGCTATCCGCAGGCGCCCGGCGGTCCGCACGGGCCGGGGACTCCGCCGCCGGGCGCGTCGTCGTACGGCTATCCGCAGGCGTCCGGTGGGCCGCAGGGCCCTGGTACGCCGCCGGGCCGTCCGCTGGCGCCCCACGCCGGTGACATCGCCGACGCCGCCACGAGCAAGGCGGCACCGCCTCCGCGCCGGGGTGGTGGGCAGGGTGCGCCGCCGCCTCCGGCTCCGCCCGGCACCCCGGGGACACCCGGCGCCCGTCCGGGCGCCACGCCTCCGCCGCAGTCCGGTCCCGGTGCCCCGGGCACCCCGGCGGGCGGGTACGTGCCGACCCAACTGGTCTCCTCCCTCGGCCCGAACGGGCCGGAGAGCCTCCCCGGCGCTCCGGGGCAGCCCGGTGGACCCGGCGCACCCGGCGCCCCTGGCGCGCCCGGCGTGCCGAATCCGCCCGGGGGCACCCCCGCGGGCGGCATGCACCACGCGGCGACGATGCTGGCCGGGCCCGCCGTGGGCGGTCCGGGTGCGCCGCTGCCGCCGGGTCCTCCCGGGGCTCCGGGACAGCCGGGTGGCCCTGGCGCCCCCGGTGCGCCCGGTGCTCCGGGCCAGCCCGGTTTCCCCGGCGCTCCCGGTCAGCCGGGTGCCCGTGGTCCCGTGCACCACGCCGAGACGATGCTGGCCGGGCCGCCGCTCGGTGGGCCCGGTGCGCCCGGTATGCCGCCGGGGGCCTCCCACGGGATGCCCGGACAGCCGGGGCCGGTGCCCGGTCCGCCCATGGGTGCCCCGCCGGCGTACGGCTATCCGCAGCAGCCCACCGGGCAGCCGACCGTCGGCCCCGGCTACCAGGCCGTGCTGCGGTTCCGGGCGCCCGACGGCTCCGAGCAGCAGGTGATCCGGCGTTCGGCGCCGGGTACGCCGCATCCGGAGTGGCAGATCTTCCATGAGCTGCGCGGTCTGAACATCCCGCCGGAGGCCGTGCTGGAGCTGCACACCGAGCTGGAGTCGTGCGAGCTGCCGGGGGCGTACTGCGCGCGGATGATCCGTGAGCAGTGGCCGAACGCGCGCATCACGTCCATCGCCCCCTACGGCAAGGATCACGCGAGCCGGCAGCAGGGCATGGCCCAGCTCATCGCGCACCAGGGCGAGTTGCACCAGGTCGCGGACGGTCCGGCACGGCTCGCGCCGGTGCGGGCGCCGTTCCAGCCGGTGCAGCCGGCGCCGCCGGTCCCGCCGGAGGCGATCGGGCAGGAACTGGCGGCGGCGTTCGGGCCGGGCGTGTTCCGGTTCGACCAGCAGGCGGTGTCGCGGCAGGGCGTCCCGCCGATCGTGGCGCACACCCTGGTCGTGGCCGGGCTGCCCGTCGACATGGGCCCGTTCTTCTGGGCGCAGGCCCAGCCCGGCCGTCCCGTGCCGACGCTGGCGGAGCTGGCGCAGGAGCGGGGTGTGCAGCCGGCCGCCGACGCGGGCTCGTACCTGGTGATGGGCAGCGACTTCGGCAAGGCCCTGTGCGTGCAGTACGGCACGGCGAACATCGTGGCCGTGCCGGTGGAGGCGGGGCCGGGCGGTGCGCCCGTACCGCCGCAGTTCGTGAACACCGGCCTGCCGGAGTTCGCGCGCTGCCTGGCCCTCCTCGGCCGGATGTGGCGGCTGCGGTTCGGTCTCAACCAGGAGCAGGCGGGCCGTTGGACCGTCGACTTCCAGGCGCAGCTCGCCGGCCTCGACCCGGCGGCACTCGCCTCGCCGGAGAGCTGGTGGTCGGTGCTGCTGGAGCAGATGTGGGACGGGTTGCTGTGA